CACGAGCCAATAGCCGAAGCCCGGCCCCCTGCCTTCTGCGCTTTCGCGCGCATGCAGTATCGTCATCGCTTCATCGCTGGGCAACAGGCGTTGCCATGTATCAGCCCCGGCCTCCTTGGCGATGGGGACGCGCGCCAGTGTCTCGAAATCGACATCCTGCGCATCACCCTTGTCGATTGAAGGCATAGCATTCGAACTCGGATTATCTTTGGTTTCCATTGTATCGATCTTTGCAAAATGCGGTTTTGGCATCGTCTGCCCTCATGCAGACAATTTTTTCCGAATCATGGGACAGCCTATCCCACAAAAATTAATGTTTTGGCTGATGTCCGGCTGCGTTTGATGGGTGGCCAAACCCGTCCGCACAAAATAGAACACGCATAGAATGAGATTGGAAAGTTACGCTTGATTCGCTTTGAGAATGTCGGTTTGCGATACGGAATGGGCCCGGAGGTTCTGCGTGATGTCAGCCTCCATATTTCACCGCGGTCGTTCCAGTTCCTGACCGGCCCGTCGGGTGCCGGAAAGACGTCACTGCTGCGCCTGTTGTTCATGACGCTGAAACCGACGCGCGGCCTGATCAACGTTTTTGGCAAGGATATCGCCACGATCTCATCGAAGGAAATGCCGCTGCTGCGGCGTCGCATCGGCGTGGTTTTCCAGGATTTCCGTCTGCTCGACCACATGACGACCTATCAGAATGTGGCGCTGCCGTTGCGTGTGCGCGGCAAGGAGGAGGCGACCTATCGCGCCGAAGTCGAAGAGCTTCTGGACTGGGTTGGCCTTGGCGAACGCATGCATGTACTGCCGCCCGTCCTTTCCGGCGGCGAGAAGCAGCGCGCCGCTATCGCGCGGGCCTTGATCGATCAGCCGGAAATCCTGCTCGCCGATGAGCCTACCGGCAATGTCGATCCGCCGCTGGCGAGACGCCTGCTCCGGCTTTTCGGCGAATTGAACCGTTCGGGCACGGCGGTCGTCATCGCGACGCATGATCTGACACTGATGGACCAGATCAATGCGCGGCGCATGATCCTCGATCAGGGGAGGCTCGACATTTATGATTGACGCCGCTCGTATAAAATACCTGGCGCTCGACCTGTTTGGCCGCGCCATGGAGCGGTTTCAGGCCAAGAGCGGACAGGCGCCGATTGTGCCCGCCGGCAATGTCGTTGGCCACGCCCTGATGATCGTCATCGCCATCATGACATTCCTCGCCTGCCTGACCATCGGCGCAGTCAGTCTCGTCCAGTCGACGGCGGCGACGTGGCAGAGCCAGATTTCGACCGAGGCCACCATCCAGATACGTCCGGTCGAGGGCCAGGATATGGAGACGCTGCTCAACCAGGCGAGCACCATTGCGCAGGGTTTTGCCGGCGTGAAATCGACCCGCATCATCGACCGTGCCGCGACCGAGCGTCTGCTGGAACCATGGCTTGGAAGCGGTCTCAATATCGACGAGCTGCCGGTGCCAAGGCTGGTGGTCGTCACGCTCGACGAAGCTTCGCCGCCGGATTTCGCCGCAATTCGCGCGGCGCTGGTCAAGGAGGTGCCGGGCGCCAGTTTCGACGATCACCGCAACTGGGTCGACCGGCTCGTTTCGATGGCGCGTTCGACGGTTCTGATTGGCATGGCGGTGCTTGCGCTGGTCGTCGCTGCGACCGTGCTGACGGTTATTTTCGCGACGCGGGGCGCAATGGCCGGCAACGGACATATCATCGAGGTTCTGCATTTCATCGGTGCCGACCAGAATTTCGTTGCGCGCCAGTTCGAGCGGCATTTCTTCTGGACGGCGCTCAAGGGTGCCGCTTGCGGCGGGGCGCTTGCCATTGTCATTTTTCTCTGTATCGGCTGGTGGTCGTCGCACAATCTGGCGACGCCCGAGGCAGACCAGGCGACGGCGCTCTTCGGCAATTTTTCCATCGGATCGGGCGGCTATACGGGTGTTGTTCTGATCATATTGGCGGTCAGCATCCTGACCATGATTACAACAAGAATGACGGTCATAGCGCATTTAAGACGGGTTGACGGGCGCAGCGGCGAAAGTCACGAAACCTGATGCCATTTTATTCATTTTAATATCCGGATTGTACAAAAGCTGAGCCCCGGCAATCTTATTAAACAGAACAAGAACAAACCTCGAACAAGGCATTTTGAATCACCATGGGCGGCGCAAACGACAGCAACCAGCAAGATCAGATCGCTACTACTCGCGGCGGCCGGCTGCTCGCGTTCATCCGCAGGCGCATCGTGCTGCCGCTGTTCATCGTCTGCGTTCTCGGTCTCGTCCTGTTCATTGGCGGGTTCATTCTCTTTGCCGATCGCGTCACGACCTTGGAGGCGCCGGATCTCAGCCGGCCTGCCGATGGGATAATCGTTCTGACAGGCGGTTATTCCCGGATCGAAGGGGCGCTCGATCTCCTCAAGAACAAGCGCGGCGAGCGCCTGTTCATCAGCGGCGTGCATCCCACCACCAATCGCAGCGAATTGCAGCGCGTGACCGGCGGCGACGCAAGCCTGTTCGAATGCTGTGTCGATATCGACCGTTCGGCGCTGGACACGGTCGGCAACGCGGCCGAGAGCGTCAAATGGGCTCACTCGAACCGGTACAACCGGGTAATCGTGGTCACCAACAACTACCATATCCCCCGCACGATGGTGGAACTCCGGCGCGTATCCCAGGATATCGAATTCATTCCCTATCCGATTATCAACACGAACCTGCGTGACGGCGACTGGATTTCCCGCGGTCTGGTGGTGCGGGTGCTTCTGGTCGAATATATTAAATACCTCGGTTCCGAAATTCGTTCGCATCTCCCCGATAGCCTGTTCGGGCTCAAGCTTGGCGCGAAGACTTTTTGAGAGTTCACGGCATCGCGGCATTAGTATACGAAGGCGCAAAGGCCAACCGTCCCGAGACTCAGATGACGATCATTCGATCAATCACCTTCAACACATTCTTCTATCTGAATTTGATCATCCGGATGATCATCTTCACACCCT
This is a stretch of genomic DNA from Phyllobacterium zundukense. It encodes these proteins:
- the ftsE gene encoding cell division ATP-binding protein FtsE, with translation MIRFENVGLRYGMGPEVLRDVSLHISPRSFQFLTGPSGAGKTSLLRLLFMTLKPTRGLINVFGKDIATISSKEMPLLRRRIGVVFQDFRLLDHMTTYQNVALPLRVRGKEEATYRAEVEELLDWVGLGERMHVLPPVLSGGEKQRAAIARALIDQPEILLADEPTGNVDPPLARRLLRLFGELNRSGTAVVIATHDLTLMDQINARRMILDQGRLDIYD
- a CDS encoding cell division protein FtsX, giving the protein MIDAARIKYLALDLFGRAMERFQAKSGQAPIVPAGNVVGHALMIVIAIMTFLACLTIGAVSLVQSTAATWQSQISTEATIQIRPVEGQDMETLLNQASTIAQGFAGVKSTRIIDRAATERLLEPWLGSGLNIDELPVPRLVVVTLDEASPPDFAAIRAALVKEVPGASFDDHRNWVDRLVSMARSTVLIGMAVLALVVAATVLTVIFATRGAMAGNGHIIEVLHFIGADQNFVARQFERHFFWTALKGAACGGALAIVIFLCIGWWSSHNLATPEADQATALFGNFSIGSGGYTGVVLIILAVSILTMITTRMTVIAHLRRVDGRSGESHET
- a CDS encoding YdcF family protein is translated as MGGANDSNQQDQIATTRGGRLLAFIRRRIVLPLFIVCVLGLVLFIGGFILFADRVTTLEAPDLSRPADGIIVLTGGYSRIEGALDLLKNKRGERLFISGVHPTTNRSELQRVTGGDASLFECCVDIDRSALDTVGNAAESVKWAHSNRYNRVIVVTNNYHIPRTMVELRRVSQDIEFIPYPIINTNLRDGDWISRGLVVRVLLVEYIKYLGSEIRSHLPDSLFGLKLGAKTF